One window of the Pseudobdellovibrionaceae bacterium genome contains the following:
- the lpxB gene encoding lipid-A-disaccharide synthase has protein sequence MKPKILIVAAEASSALYAKRLLELWKSQGKEVEAFGVGTRAMEEMGFECLGRSEEMAVVGFQEVISHWGLISGVFHQLLDEADKRKPQVALLLDYPDFNLRLAAKLKKKGIPVVYYISPQVWAWRQGRVKKIKACVDRMLVVFPFEKDFYDQHKVSCSFVGHPLLDELSDSLFDRAELDKERSKYGIGPEEVLVALMPGSRNSEINHHLATQLAAAERLRLQHKDVKVALLVAPTLDKDQLQAKLGELKFPLILMQKDPMEMVKLADVVLAASGTATLLVGLLEKPMVIMYKMNALTAYLARKFVRNTPFFGMINLVLGREVCREFFQEQATAENLADALGELVASKSKRVQVSEDLKGAKTHLGEKGATSRVAHELEDFIA, from the coding sequence ATGAAACCGAAAATTCTTATTGTAGCAGCCGAAGCTTCGAGCGCTCTCTACGCCAAACGACTTCTGGAGCTTTGGAAGAGTCAAGGCAAGGAAGTGGAGGCCTTTGGTGTTGGCACGCGGGCTATGGAGGAAATGGGTTTTGAGTGTCTGGGCCGCTCTGAGGAAATGGCCGTAGTTGGCTTTCAGGAAGTGATTTCTCACTGGGGTCTGATCTCGGGGGTCTTTCATCAGCTATTAGATGAGGCGGACAAACGTAAACCTCAAGTGGCTCTGTTACTCGACTATCCCGATTTCAATTTAAGGCTAGCTGCTAAACTGAAGAAGAAGGGTATTCCCGTCGTCTATTACATTTCGCCTCAGGTTTGGGCCTGGCGACAGGGGCGGGTCAAAAAAATCAAAGCATGCGTCGATCGCATGTTGGTGGTTTTTCCTTTTGAAAAGGACTTTTACGATCAGCATAAGGTGAGCTGTTCCTTTGTTGGTCACCCCTTGTTGGATGAGTTGTCAGACTCCCTATTTGATCGGGCAGAACTGGACAAGGAAAGATCTAAGTATGGGATAGGTCCCGAGGAGGTTTTGGTCGCTCTCATGCCGGGCAGTCGTAACTCAGAAATCAACCACCATTTGGCGACCCAATTGGCCGCTGCAGAACGGCTGAGATTACAACACAAGGATGTGAAGGTGGCCCTGTTGGTTGCCCCCACTCTGGACAAGGATCAGCTGCAAGCCAAGCTCGGGGAGCTGAAGTTCCCATTGATTCTCATGCAGAAAGATCCCATGGAGATGGTGAAATTGGCTGATGTGGTTTTGGCGGCGAGTGGGACAGCGACACTGTTGGTTGGGCTATTGGAAAAACCTATGGTCATTATGTACAAGATGAATGCCTTGACGGCTTACCTGGCCCGTAAATTTGTGCGTAACACACCATTTTTTGGCATGATTAACTTAGTCTTGGGCCGGGAGGTCTGCCGGGAGTTTTTTCAGGAGCAGGCGACCGCGGAAAATTTGGCAGATGCCCTGGGTGAACTGGTTGCCTCCAAGTCGAAGCGAGTTCAGGTGAGTGAAGACCTGAAGGGGGCAAAGACCCATCTGGGCGAAAAAGGGGCAACAAGTCGAGTGGCCCATGAGCTGGAAGATTTTATTGCCTGA
- the fabZ gene encoding 3-hydroxyacyl-ACP dehydratase FabZ, with amino-acid sequence MRADQIQKILPHRYPFCFVDRLLERELGPDPKSREGSKIVALKNVTINEHFFTGHFPHRPVVPGVILIEAMAQAGALAAYRSEDPQMDVSIAFIKGAKFRAPVQPGDAMIIKAEIVRDRKRMILMDCYVEVDDVRVAEAEIMAYVTPIDQFLN; translated from the coding sequence ATGCGAGCCGATCAAATCCAAAAGATTCTTCCCCATCGCTATCCATTTTGTTTTGTTGATAGATTGTTGGAGAGAGAGTTGGGGCCAGATCCTAAATCACGGGAAGGCTCCAAGATTGTAGCACTTAAAAACGTCACCATTAATGAACACTTTTTCACTGGCCACTTTCCTCATCGGCCAGTGGTTCCAGGGGTGATTTTGATTGAGGCCATGGCCCAAGCTGGTGCTTTGGCGGCATATCGGTCTGAAGATCCTCAGATGGACGTTTCAATTGCCTTTATCAAGGGAGCTAAATTTCGGGCCCCCGTTCAGCCTGGAGATGCAATGATCATTAAGGCTGAAATTGTGAGGGACCGTAAACGCATGATCTTGATGGACTGCTACGTTGAAGTTGATGATGTGCGAGTCGCCGAGGCCGAAATCATGGCCTACGTGACTCCTATTGATCAGTTTTTGAATTGA
- the lpxK gene encoding tetraacyldisaccharide 4'-kinase has protein sequence MLTPLSWIYTAGMKVRNWGFEQGLVRSERLSVPVVSVGNLTAGGTGKTPIVSDLVDWSIGQDISVGVVSRGYKGQFTEVTRVPSDPKKNVYCGDEPTMLARRYPDVPVYVHPDRVSAGKTLLEENQVRWILADDAFQHRRLRRDLNLVVFDATAPLWHLRPLPAGRAREPLSGLGRADFIILTKTNLADEGLLDQWRTVLDPYLRGRELVECEYRLSDLVCPMDSTKIQSGARVWLVSGIGNPRAFEELVRRAGVEVAGHTVFQDHHAYTPKDVIDLRSSLRQSGTTYLVSTSKDVTKLQTFEELGPMLVEARLGLKWNTQRESLINEIDRLVR, from the coding sequence GTGCTGACTCCCTTGTCATGGATTTATACGGCCGGAATGAAGGTTCGTAACTGGGGTTTTGAACAGGGCTTGGTCCGCAGTGAAAGGCTGTCGGTTCCAGTTGTCAGTGTTGGTAATCTGACAGCTGGAGGTACAGGAAAAACCCCCATTGTCTCAGACTTGGTCGATTGGTCCATCGGCCAAGATATTTCCGTTGGAGTCGTCAGTCGCGGGTATAAAGGACAGTTTACTGAAGTCACCCGAGTCCCCAGTGATCCCAAGAAAAATGTTTATTGTGGGGATGAGCCTACCATGCTGGCCCGGCGTTATCCGGATGTGCCTGTATACGTTCATCCTGACCGAGTGAGTGCAGGGAAGACTCTGTTGGAAGAAAACCAGGTCCGCTGGATTCTTGCCGATGATGCTTTTCAGCACCGTCGTTTGCGTCGAGACTTAAACCTCGTGGTCTTTGATGCCACAGCCCCCTTGTGGCACCTTCGCCCTCTTCCTGCGGGAAGAGCAAGGGAGCCATTGAGTGGTCTGGGGAGGGCCGACTTCATTATTCTGACAAAGACGAATCTGGCGGATGAGGGACTCCTTGATCAATGGCGGACTGTGCTGGATCCTTACTTGCGGGGCCGTGAACTTGTGGAGTGTGAGTACCGCCTGTCAGATTTAGTCTGCCCCATGGACTCGACTAAAATCCAGAGCGGAGCCAGGGTTTGGCTGGTATCAGGAATCGGCAACCCGCGAGCGTTTGAGGAACTTGTGCGAAGAGCAGGAGTTGAGGTTGCAGGCCATACGGTTTTTCAGGACCACCATGCCTACACCCCAAAGGATGTGATAGACTTGCGGTCTAGTTTGCGGCAGTCGGGCACGACATATCTTGTTTCGACATCCAAAGATGTCACGAAGCTGCAGACCTTTGAGGAACTCGGTCCCATGTTGGTTGAGGCAAGGTTGGGGCTAAAGTGGAATACTCAGCGAGAGAGTTTGATTAATGAGATTGATCGCCTGGTTCGCTAG
- a CDS encoding Gfo/Idh/MocA family oxidoreductase has translation MSFSPLRCAVVGVGYLGRFHAQKYKALPEAELIGVCDLREEQGRQVANELGVEWFASYQDLKGQVDAVTVASTTSSHYEIARYLLSNGIHVHVEKPMTSTSIEGQELCQLADSHGLKLQVGHIERFNPAFVAAREKLQRPLFIECHRLAPFKPRGFDVSVVLDLMIHDLDVILSLVNSEPVDVSAIGTPVLTGDIDIANARVEFASGTVANITASRVSQKSERKFRVFQGSQYLSMDFGAGEVRLLTKTGEWGGDSLPLSQDVWSLEKGDALLAETAAFVRSVRENQPCVVTGQDGLMALKLAEQIEADIRGRLGRIGNS, from the coding sequence ATGAGTTTCAGCCCTCTTCGATGTGCGGTTGTGGGTGTCGGGTACCTTGGTAGATTTCATGCACAGAAATACAAAGCCCTGCCTGAAGCCGAGTTGATTGGAGTTTGTGATCTGCGTGAGGAACAAGGGCGGCAAGTGGCAAATGAACTTGGTGTTGAGTGGTTTGCAAGCTACCAGGACTTGAAGGGGCAGGTTGACGCCGTCACTGTGGCCTCGACCACCTCCTCTCACTACGAAATAGCCAGATATTTGCTAAGCAATGGCATTCACGTTCACGTGGAAAAGCCAATGACCAGTACCAGTATCGAAGGGCAGGAATTGTGTCAGCTGGCTGACAGCCATGGCCTTAAGCTTCAGGTCGGACACATAGAAAGGTTTAATCCAGCGTTTGTGGCAGCCCGTGAAAAGCTGCAGAGACCTTTGTTTATTGAGTGCCACCGACTTGCTCCGTTCAAGCCGAGGGGATTCGACGTTTCTGTGGTGTTGGATCTCATGATTCACGATTTGGACGTGATTCTGTCTCTGGTCAACAGTGAGCCCGTGGACGTGTCAGCGATTGGCACCCCGGTGTTGACGGGAGATATTGATATTGCCAATGCGCGTGTTGAATTCGCCAGTGGAACGGTGGCTAACATTACGGCCTCCAGAGTCTCTCAGAAGTCTGAACGGAAGTTTAGAGTCTTCCAAGGGAGTCAGTACCTTTCCATGGATTTTGGAGCTGGAGAAGTACGCCTTTTGACTAAAACTGGTGAATGGGGGGGCGACAGTCTTCCTTTGAGCCAGGATGTATGGAGTCTTGAAAAGGGTGATGCTCTACTGGCTGAAACCGCGGCCTTCGTCAGAAGTGTTCGTGAAAATCAACCCTGTGTCGTGACCGGTCAGGATGGCTTGATGGCCCTGAAGTTGGCTGAACAGATTGAGGCCGATATTCGCGGACGATTGGGACGAATCGGAAATTCATGA
- the lpxA gene encoding acyl-ACP--UDP-N-acetylglucosamine O-acyltransferase gives MSIHPTAILSDKTEVADGVKIGPYVVTRGRVKIGKGTVIDNHVTIGTDSGIVEIGENNHFLAGAVVGSPPQDLTYRGEATKLILGDRNTVREYCTLNLGTAKGGGVTRIGDDCLLMAYVHVAHDCHIKNKVVIANSAQFAGHVTVEDHVKIGGGCLFSQFITLGEYCYIAGDTAVNKDIIPYCIAYGNFATIRATNKIGLERAGFSKDEVENIHRAIRLVIKGGHTLGEALVKIEETCTPSDHIKRILDFIHKSERGIAR, from the coding sequence TTGTCCATTCATCCTACCGCGATATTGTCCGATAAAACTGAAGTTGCAGATGGTGTTAAGATCGGCCCCTATGTGGTCACAAGGGGTCGAGTTAAGATTGGAAAGGGCACCGTCATTGATAACCACGTCACCATTGGAACTGACAGCGGTATTGTGGAAATTGGCGAAAATAACCACTTTCTTGCTGGTGCCGTGGTTGGGAGCCCCCCTCAGGACCTCACCTATAGAGGCGAAGCAACCAAGTTAATTTTAGGCGATAGGAACACGGTTCGGGAATACTGCACGCTCAATTTGGGAACGGCAAAAGGTGGAGGGGTCACTCGCATCGGGGACGACTGTTTGCTTATGGCCTATGTTCACGTCGCCCATGATTGCCACATAAAGAACAAGGTTGTCATTGCCAACAGCGCCCAATTTGCTGGTCATGTGACGGTTGAAGATCATGTTAAAATTGGTGGAGGTTGTCTGTTCAGTCAATTTATCACCTTGGGTGAATACTGCTACATAGCAGGTGATACGGCAGTAAATAAGGACATCATTCCTTACTGTATTGCCTACGGAAATTTTGCCACCATTCGCGCGACCAATAAGATTGGCCTTGAGCGGGCAGGGTTTTCCAAAGATGAGGTCGAAAACATTCACCGTGCCATAAGACTGGTGATCAAAGGCGGTCACACGTTGGGTGAGGCCCTGGTAAAAATTGAAGAGACTTGTACACCCTCTGACCACATTAAGAGAATTCTTGATTTTATTCATAAATCCGAAAGAGGTATTGCCCGATGA
- a CDS encoding OmpH family outer membrane protein, producing the protein MKFVGLQTALLSLVFVGFTAGAMAEADFKIGYVDMQKAIQSTTAGKTAKKNLETEFNKRKKELEKKEGDIKKMNEDFEKKKLVLSDEVKQQKANEIRTEMMKYQELVGKSQLEIQKKERDLTMPIVKKLREILEGIAKNENYTMILEKSEQSVLYAKKEIDLTDRLIKDFEKAK; encoded by the coding sequence ATGAAGTTTGTTGGATTGCAAACAGCGCTTTTGAGTTTGGTTTTTGTTGGATTTACGGCTGGGGCTATGGCCGAGGCGGATTTCAAAATTGGCTACGTGGATATGCAAAAGGCAATTCAGTCCACGACTGCTGGTAAGACAGCAAAGAAAAATTTGGAAACTGAATTCAATAAGCGGAAAAAGGAACTGGAAAAGAAGGAAGGTGACATCAAGAAGATGAATGAAGACTTCGAGAAGAAGAAGCTCGTTCTTTCTGATGAGGTAAAGCAACAAAAGGCCAATGAGATTCGCACGGAAATGATGAAGTACCAGGAGCTGGTTGGAAAGAGTCAGCTTGAGATCCAGAAGAAGGAGCGCGACCTCACTATGCCCATCGTCAAGAAGTTGCGGGAAATTCTGGAAGGCATCGCCAAGAATGAAAACTACACCATGATTCTTGAAAAGTCAGAGCAGAGCGTACTCTATGCCAAAAAGGAAATTGACCTGACAGATCGATTGATCAAGGACTTCGAAAAGGCTAAGTAA
- a CDS encoding lysophospholipid acyltransferase family protein, translating to MRLIAWFARAVSFIVICFPRRWQLWLGDIIGIIWFDVLRIRRDLVIANIGRAFPQMTLSEKVKLGRRSLCHQGRTLIEFCHFPFFEKQDVDHHFDLVGVDHVHKALEQGKGVCLMTCHVGSGDFATAALSLKGLPIYLISKEFKLKWLNDYWFGLRGRMGTKFIKPRNSSYEILKALKDNGVVIFVQDQFMGPPVGAKTTFFGIETGSALGLSVIARKTKSPILPIYTYRRDDGHQVVAIEEEIPWEEKGNKEATLVHMTQVFNDRIEEMVRLHPDQWMWLHRRWKRFKH from the coding sequence ATGAGATTGATCGCCTGGTTCGCTAGAGCCGTTTCTTTCATCGTAATTTGTTTCCCGCGACGTTGGCAGCTGTGGTTGGGAGACATTATTGGCATCATTTGGTTTGATGTGCTGCGAATTCGTCGGGATCTGGTGATAGCCAATATTGGCCGGGCCTTTCCACAAATGACCTTGTCTGAAAAGGTTAAATTGGGAAGGCGCTCCCTTTGTCATCAGGGGAGAACTCTCATAGAGTTCTGTCACTTTCCATTTTTTGAAAAACAGGATGTTGATCATCATTTTGATCTTGTCGGGGTCGATCATGTTCATAAGGCCCTGGAGCAAGGTAAAGGCGTATGTTTGATGACTTGCCATGTGGGCAGCGGTGATTTTGCCACGGCGGCTTTGTCCTTAAAAGGGTTGCCAATTTACCTGATTTCTAAAGAATTTAAACTGAAGTGGCTCAACGATTACTGGTTTGGTCTTCGTGGACGAATGGGAACTAAATTTATTAAGCCACGCAATTCGAGCTATGAAATTTTAAAGGCGTTGAAAGACAACGGTGTGGTGATTTTTGTTCAGGACCAGTTCATGGGGCCACCAGTTGGAGCGAAGACCACGTTCTTTGGTATTGAAACGGGTAGTGCCTTAGGGCTATCGGTAATCGCCCGTAAGACCAAATCTCCGATTTTGCCGATTTACACCTATCGCCGTGATGACGGCCATCAGGTAGTGGCAATTGAAGAGGAAATCCCCTGGGAAGAAAAGGGGAACAAAGAAGCAACTCTTGTTCATATGACACAGGTATTTAATGATCGCATTGAAGAAATGGTTCGTTTGCATCCAGACCAGTGGATGTGGTTGCACAGGAGATGGAAGCGGTTTAAGCATTAG